A region of Plantactinospora sp. BC1 DNA encodes the following proteins:
- a CDS encoding RNA polymerase sigma factor, protein MTEQPDPATRPDAGPAPEVPTSDAILAGLVSAAANGDEFAWVELVRRYAPLVLSVIRAHGLNRTDAADVNQTVWLRLVEHLGRVREPAALATWLATTTRRECYRLVRVGRRTQPFDPLDEAVEATIGALLPPDLRTPDENLLRAERRQALRDGFGQLPARCRELLSLLVADPPTSYREIARRLGMPIGSIGPSQARCLRKLRNSPALAAFVGASSDAEGSGGDRDGAVAAGR, encoded by the coding sequence TTGACTGAGCAGCCGGATCCCGCCACGCGTCCGGACGCCGGCCCGGCGCCGGAGGTCCCGACGAGCGACGCGATCCTCGCCGGTCTGGTCTCCGCCGCCGCGAACGGCGACGAGTTCGCCTGGGTCGAGCTGGTCCGCCGCTACGCCCCACTGGTCCTGTCGGTGATCCGGGCGCACGGGCTGAACCGGACCGACGCGGCCGACGTCAACCAGACCGTCTGGCTGCGCCTGGTGGAGCACCTGGGCCGGGTACGCGAGCCCGCCGCCCTGGCCACCTGGCTGGCCACCACCACCCGGCGGGAGTGCTACCGGCTGGTCCGGGTCGGCCGGCGTACCCAGCCGTTCGACCCGCTCGACGAGGCCGTCGAGGCGACCATCGGCGCCCTGCTGCCGCCGGACTTGCGGACACCGGACGAGAATCTGCTCCGGGCGGAACGCCGGCAGGCGCTACGGGACGGCTTCGGCCAGCTTCCGGCGCGCTGCCGGGAGTTGCTCTCCCTGCTGGTCGCCGATCCCCCGACCAGCTACCGGGAGATCGCGCGACGGTTGGGCATGCCGATCGGCAGCATCGGCCCCTCGCAGGCACGCTGCCTGCGGAAGCTGCGCAACTCCCCCGCGCTCGCCGCGTTCGTCGGGGCGTCCTCGGACGCCGAGGGGAGCGGAGGTGACCGCGATGGGGCTGTGGCCGCCGGCCGATGA